In Chaetodon trifascialis isolate fChaTrf1 chromosome 6, fChaTrf1.hap1, whole genome shotgun sequence, one DNA window encodes the following:
- the tesca gene encoding tescalcin a produces MGASQTRSGMYQDLADKTGFSPDQIKNLYKRFQQLSGNEETISKENLNSIPALANNPIRKQIIDAFFDKRNQRQGEVGSSEEISFEQFLMVMSHFRPPTLKTTEEEKEALRKEKLRFLFNMHDTDNDGTITLEEYRKVVEELLSKSGAIGLEAAKAIADAAMLEVASTNVPHMAPDDFYEGITFEHFEQILKGLEMESRMHIRFLDVDTTTMRCGKSTS; encoded by the exons TTTCACCAGACCAGATAAAAAACCTCTACAAAAGATTCCAGCAGCTGAGTGGAAATGAAGAAACAATAAG TAAAGAAAACTTGAACAGCATTCCAGCCCTTGCCAATAATCCAATCAGAAAGCAAATTATCGATGCGTTCTTCGACAAAAG GAACCAGCGTCAGGGTGAGGTGGGCTCCTCCGAGGAGATCAGCTTCGAGCAGTTCCTCATGGTCATGTCCCACTTCCGCCCTCCAACCTTGAAGACgacggaggaggagaaggaagctTTGAGAAAAGAGAAGCTGCGCT TCCTGTTCAACATGCATGACACAGACAACGACGGCACCATCACTCTGGAGGAGTACAGGAAG GTAGTAGAGGAGCTTCTGTCAAAAAGTGGCGCCATCGGGCTGGAAGCTGCCAAGGCGATAGCAGATGCTGCCATGTTGGAAGTGGCGAGCACAAATGTGCCCCACATG GCCCCAGATGATTTCTATGAAGGAATTACGTTTGAGCATTTTGAACAG ATTCTAAAAGGGCTGGAGATGGAGTCCAGGATGCACATTCGCTTTTTGGACGTGGACACCACAACAATGCGTTGTGGGAAATCAACCTCTTGA